Proteins from a single region of Flavobacterium sp. YJ01:
- a CDS encoding S41 family peptidase, which yields MKFNSKYLPIVIGATFALGTIAGSFMSAPASDQLLAKNYSKTKLNKLIDFINTEYVDSVNTDSIVNLTVDNILSKLDPHSVYIPPSEQAEVAESMKGDFVGIGINFYMYKDSVAIIKPVENGPSAKAGLKSGDRILYAGKTKLYGRRLPSDSLFSKLKGLQGSEIELTVFRKSEKKKLKFKVKRDVIPIKSVDASIMIGNKIGYIKINRFAETTFNEFKTGLTRLKQKGIESLVIDLRDNGGGYMEEAIAIADEFLKDKQLIVFTKSKNGSTEKTYATKAGSFETGKVYVLINENSASASEILAGAIQDNDRGTIVGRRSFGKGLVQREMDFNDGSAVRLTVARYYTPTGRSIQKPYKKGNEEYFKESEARLRTGELYAKDSIKVADSLKFKTPKGKIVYGGGGIVPDVFVPMEAEHGNENVAYLLQTGIVGHFVFEELDKNRNAFAGLSFSEFLAKMKTSDVYFKKFKNYILMTGLDLKLDKTKALVDRYITAEFARQLYGELYYYDVILKDDAMIKTVLNPKK from the coding sequence ATGAAATTTAATTCGAAATATTTACCAATAGTTATAGGAGCAACTTTCGCTCTTGGAACAATTGCAGGAAGCTTTATGAGTGCTCCCGCAAGCGATCAGCTTTTGGCTAAAAATTACTCTAAAACCAAGCTTAATAAACTTATTGATTTTATCAATACAGAATATGTTGATAGCGTCAATACCGATTCGATTGTAAATCTTACAGTCGATAATATTCTATCTAAATTAGATCCGCATTCGGTTTATATTCCACCAAGCGAACAAGCGGAAGTTGCCGAAAGTATGAAAGGAGATTTCGTCGGAATCGGAATTAATTTTTATATGTATAAAGATTCTGTAGCGATTATAAAACCAGTTGAAAATGGTCCTTCAGCGAAAGCAGGATTAAAATCTGGCGATCGAATTCTATATGCGGGAAAAACCAAATTGTACGGCAGAAGATTGCCTTCGGATAGTTTGTTTTCGAAATTAAAAGGGCTTCAGGGTTCTGAAATCGAATTGACGGTTTTTAGAAAATCAGAAAAAAAGAAACTTAAGTTTAAAGTAAAACGAGATGTTATTCCGATTAAGAGTGTCGATGCTTCGATAATGATTGGAAATAAAATCGGTTATATCAAAATTAATCGTTTTGCTGAAACTACTTTTAACGAATTTAAAACGGGTTTAACGAGATTAAAACAAAAAGGAATTGAGTCTCTAGTAATCGATCTTCGTGATAACGGTGGCGGCTATATGGAAGAAGCGATTGCAATTGCAGATGAATTTTTAAAAGATAAGCAGTTAATCGTTTTCACGAAAAGTAAAAACGGTTCAACTGAAAAAACATATGCCACAAAAGCAGGAAGTTTTGAAACTGGAAAAGTGTACGTCTTAATAAATGAAAATAGTGCTTCTGCGAGCGAAATTTTAGCTGGCGCCATTCAAGATAATGATCGTGGAACCATTGTTGGACGACGCTCATTTGGAAAAGGTTTGGTTCAAAGAGAAATGGATTTCAATGACGGATCGGCTGTAAGGTTAACCGTTGCGCGTTATTATACACCGACAGGAAGATCGATTCAGAAACCTTATAAAAAAGGAAATGAAGAATATTTTAAAGAATCTGAAGCGAGATTGAGAACTGGCGAATTATATGCTAAAGACAGTATAAAAGTAGCAGATTCATTAAAATTTAAAACGCCAAAAGGCAAAATCGTTTACGGCGGTGGCGGAATCGTTCCAGATGTTTTTGTTCCGATGGAAGCTGAACACGGAAATGAAAATGTTGCGTACTTATTACAGACAGGAATTGTTGGACATTTTGTTTTTGAAGAATTAGATAAAAATCGAAATGCGTTTGCGGGACTAAGTTTTAGTGAGTTTTTAGCTAAAATGAAAACTTCAGATGTTTACTTTAAAAAGTTCAAAAACTATATTTTAATGACTGGTTTGGATTTAAAACTCGATAAAACCAAAGCACTCGTTGATCGATATATCACAGCCGAATTTGCTCGTCAGCTTTATGGAGAATTGTATTATTATGATGTCATTTTAAAAGATGATGCCATGATTAAGACTGTTCTGAATCCGAAAAAATAA
- a CDS encoding FAD-dependent oxidoreductase, with protein sequence MFDVLIIGGGVSGMSCALVLGSAKNKAFVTDKKIGIFTHQKNSTLQEAIFYNAYGITPGKLGSELLTESTQDLATTYPHITQIANEKVMKVEGTYPEFTVVTNKNSYKTKNIVVGIGSANTFDIEGLMQFVEPHKKALPEKQRIQLKNEDHKVADGIYVIGTLAGWRSQLAIAAGSGAAVATDILTLWNNGVQTHAHDSIR encoded by the coding sequence ATGTTTGATGTTTTAATTATAGGCGGAGGAGTTTCGGGCATGTCCTGCGCTCTTGTCTTAGGATCCGCAAAAAACAAAGCATTTGTTACTGACAAAAAAATCGGAATTTTTACACATCAAAAAAATTCTACTTTACAAGAGGCAATATTTTATAACGCTTACGGAATTACACCAGGAAAATTAGGTTCTGAACTGCTTACAGAAAGCACACAGGATTTAGCGACAACTTATCCACACATTACTCAGATTGCAAATGAAAAAGTAATGAAAGTTGAAGGAACTTATCCTGAATTTACTGTAGTTACCAACAAAAACTCTTATAAAACAAAAAACATCGTTGTGGGAATTGGCTCTGCCAATACTTTTGACATAGAAGGTTTAATGCAATTTGTTGAACCTCACAAAAAAGCACTTCCAGAAAAACAACGTATTCAGCTTAAAAACGAAGATCACAAAGTTGCAGACGGCATTTATGTCATTGGAACTTTAGCAGGCTGGAGAAGCCAATTGGCAATTGCTGCCGGAAGTGGCGCTGCTGTTGCTACAGATATTCTAACTTTATGGAATAACGGTGTACAAACTCACGCGCACGACAGCATTCGATAA
- a CDS encoding TerB family tellurite resistance protein, giving the protein MPFSELFDNEFKQRNRGHFSAIVRVAFADGKINQQEQEFLDKIASTLQISEEEYKEILSDPWKHPINPPYLYTQRLERLYDLARMVHVDHHLGDLQEVMLRRMGLALGFTPGNVDFIVSKALSLVDKKVDLDTFLFEMENMNK; this is encoded by the coding sequence ATGCCATTTTCAGAATTATTTGATAACGAATTCAAACAAAGAAACAGAGGTCATTTCTCTGCAATTGTGCGTGTAGCTTTTGCTGACGGAAAAATCAACCAACAAGAACAAGAGTTTTTGGATAAAATTGCTTCAACATTACAAATTTCAGAAGAAGAATATAAAGAGATACTTTCAGATCCTTGGAAACATCCAATAAACCCTCCATATTTATACACACAGCGTTTAGAGCGTTTGTATGACTTAGCAAGAATGGTTCACGTTGATCACCATTTAGGAGACTTACAAGAAGTAATGTTAAGACGTATGGGATTAGCTTTAGGATTTACTCCAGGAAACGTAGATTTTATTGTTTCTAAAGCACTTTCTTTAGTAGACAAAAAAGTAGATTTGGATACTTTCCTTTTCGAAATGGAGAATATGAATAAATAA
- a CDS encoding GNAT family N-acetyltransferase: MNIRKGNPEDMKSVLGLIQELAIFEKEPEAVVITEEDLVRDGFGEKPLFHVFVAEIENEEKQKEIVGIALYYYRYSTWKGKTIHLEDLIVKEKMRGTGLGSALYAEIMKQGKKYGVRRIEWNVLAWNTPAVNFYKNSGAKILEDWQVVQMDEAGVNSFLEKL; this comes from the coding sequence ATGAATATTAGAAAAGGGAATCCTGAAGACATGAAATCGGTGTTGGGACTTATTCAGGAGCTGGCGATATTCGAAAAAGAACCTGAAGCAGTTGTCATTACGGAGGAAGATTTAGTACGTGACGGTTTTGGCGAAAAACCATTATTTCACGTTTTTGTGGCAGAGATTGAAAACGAAGAAAAACAAAAAGAGATTGTTGGAATTGCATTGTATTATTACCGCTATTCTACCTGGAAAGGAAAAACAATTCACCTTGAAGACTTAATTGTAAAAGAGAAAATGCGCGGTACGGGTTTAGGTTCTGCTCTTTATGCTGAAATTATGAAACAAGGAAAAAAATACGGCGTAAGAAGAATAGAATGGAATGTTTTGGCATGGAACACTCCAGCAGTTAACTTTTACAAAAATTCTGGCGCAAAAATTCTTGAAGATTGGCAAGTTGTGCAAATGGATGAAGCTGGAGTTAATTCGTTCTTAGAAAAATTATAA
- a CDS encoding aspartate kinase, which produces MRVFKFGGASVKDADGIKNVYDVLQKVGYEDVILVVSAMGKTTNALEVVIKNYFEKSTELNSSVQEIKKYHNQILLDLFEDEKHEVFAAVNAQFAELEYFLAHNKSPNYNFVYDQVVSFGELISTNILSHFMNFMGIQTQWLDVRNFIKTNANYRDAEVDWETTQQNISKNVPRKQLNITQGFLGADENNFTTTLGREGSDYTAGIFAYCLNAESVTIWKDVPGVMNADPRYFENASLLNQISYREAIELAFYGATVIHPKTLQPLQKKEIPLYVKSFVNPLLKGTCVSKGVDLEPQYPCFIVKREQLLISLSSIDFSFIMEENISEIFGLFHEFKIKVNLIQNSAISFSVCVEDKFGNFPELNAILSKKFKVEYSENVTLYTIRHFTEEAAQTVETNKEVLLKQVSRETMQIVTKELN; this is translated from the coding sequence ATGAGAGTATTTAAATTTGGAGGAGCATCTGTAAAAGATGCAGATGGAATTAAAAACGTATATGACGTTTTACAAAAAGTAGGTTACGAAGACGTAATTCTTGTAGTTTCGGCTATGGGAAAAACAACAAATGCTCTTGAAGTTGTAATCAAGAATTATTTTGAAAAATCGACAGAATTAAATTCTTCTGTTCAAGAAATAAAAAAATACCACAATCAAATCTTATTAGATTTGTTTGAAGACGAAAAACATGAAGTTTTTGCAGCAGTGAATGCTCAATTTGCTGAATTAGAATATTTCTTAGCGCACAATAAATCGCCAAACTATAACTTTGTTTACGATCAGGTTGTTAGTTTTGGAGAATTAATTTCTACTAATATTTTAAGTCATTTTATGAATTTCATGGGAATTCAAACGCAATGGCTTGATGTTCGTAATTTCATTAAAACCAATGCAAATTATAGAGATGCAGAGGTAGATTGGGAAACGACACAACAAAATATCAGCAAAAATGTTCCAAGAAAACAATTAAACATTACTCAAGGATTTTTAGGTGCTGACGAAAATAATTTCACTACAACTTTAGGTCGTGAAGGTTCTGATTATACTGCTGGAATTTTTGCTTATTGCTTAAATGCAGAAAGCGTTACAATCTGGAAAGACGTTCCTGGAGTTATGAATGCGGATCCGCGTTATTTTGAAAATGCAAGTTTATTGAATCAGATTTCGTATCGTGAAGCTATCGAATTAGCGTTTTACGGAGCGACGGTTATTCACCCAAAAACATTACAGCCTTTACAGAAAAAAGAAATTCCTTTGTATGTAAAATCATTCGTGAATCCTTTATTAAAAGGAACTTGCGTTTCTAAAGGTGTAGATCTGGAACCACAATATCCGTGTTTTATTGTAAAAAGAGAACAGCTTTTAATCTCTCTTTCATCTATTGATTTCTCTTTCATTATGGAAGAAAACATCAGTGAGATTTTTGGATTGTTTCATGAATTTAAAATCAAAGTAAACTTAATTCAGAATTCTGCGATTAGTTTTTCTGTTTGCGTGGAAGATAAATTTGGAAATTTCCCAGAATTGAATGCTATTCTTTCTAAAAAATTCAAAGTAGAATACAGCGAAAATGTCACTTTATACACGATTCGTCACTTTACAGAAGAAGCTGCTCAAACGGTTGAAACTAACAAAGAAGTTTTATTAAAACAAGTTAGCCGCGAAACGATGCAAATTGTGACTAAAGAATTAAACTAA
- a CDS encoding HupE/UreJ family protein, with product MSQFWIYFQIGLKHVLDINAYDHVLFLIALTVPYLFKDWKRIFLLVSLFTIGHTLALILSVYGIITIKVNLVEFLIPITILVTALYHLFTAGKTSKNDGVNLVFFITLFFGIIHGLGFSNYFKTILGGSATSKLLPLGEFALGIEAAQLVVVFVVLVISYIVQTVFRFSKRDWALVMSAFIIGVVIPMIIESPIWNR from the coding sequence ATGTCACAATTTTGGATTTATTTTCAAATAGGATTAAAACACGTTTTAGATATCAATGCTTACGATCACGTTCTTTTTTTAATCGCCCTAACTGTTCCGTATTTATTTAAAGACTGGAAAAGAATTTTTCTGCTCGTTTCTTTATTTACAATCGGACACACTTTGGCTTTAATTCTTTCTGTTTACGGTATTATAACCATAAAAGTAAATCTTGTAGAATTTCTTATTCCAATTACAATTTTGGTAACAGCGCTCTATCATTTATTTACAGCAGGAAAGACTTCTAAAAACGATGGTGTTAATCTGGTGTTTTTTATAACTTTATTCTTTGGAATTATTCATGGTTTAGGATTTTCTAATTATTTCAAAACAATTTTAGGAGGCTCTGCAACGTCAAAATTGTTACCTTTGGGAGAGTTTGCGTTAGGAATTGAAGCAGCGCAACTTGTAGTGGTTTTTGTTGTCTTAGTAATTTCATATATAGTGCAGACAGTTTTCCGTTTTTCAAAACGTGATTGGGCACTTGTAATGTCGGCTTTCATCATTGGAGTGGTTATCCCGATGATTATAGAAAGTCCAATTTGGAACAGATAA
- a CDS encoding DUF5808 domain-containing protein produces MQHNPNPSEEEKNNWHNDPNNWIWGLFYYNPNDKRMFPPKKIKEMGWTINFANPNSIFICIIIILLLMILSEGIKK; encoded by the coding sequence ATGCAACATAATCCAAATCCATCCGAAGAAGAAAAAAACAATTGGCACAACGATCCAAACAACTGGATTTGGGGACTTTTCTATTATAATCCAAATGACAAAAGAATGTTTCCTCCTAAAAAGATAAAAGAGATGGGATGGACAATTAACTTTGCTAATCCTAACTCCATTTTTATTTGCATTATCATAATTCTGCTTTTAATGATTTTATCTGAGGGCATAAAAAAATAA
- the fbp gene encoding class 1 fructose-bisphosphatase has protein sequence MEERNKTLGEFIIENQKAFQYSSGELSRIINSIRLAAKVVNHKVNQAGLVDIIGAAGEQNIQGEDQQKLDVYANEVFIQTLINREIVCGIASEENDDFITVQGSDNCHNNKYVILMDPLDGSSNIDVNVSVGTIFSVFRRITPIGTPVTSEDFLQPGINQVAAGYVIYGTSTMLVYTTGFGVNGFTLNPAIGTFYLSHPNMKFPKDGNIYSVNEGNYVHFPQGVKNYIKYCQEEKENRPYTSRYIGSLVADFHRNMIKGGVYIYPTSSKAPKGKLRLLYECNPMAFLAEQAGGKATDGFGRIMEIQPTELHQRVPFFCGSYNMVEKAEEFMADAQ, from the coding sequence ATGGAAGAACGCAATAAAACACTGGGAGAGTTTATTATTGAGAACCAAAAAGCATTTCAGTATTCTTCGGGAGAGCTTTCCCGAATTATCAACTCTATTAGATTGGCAGCCAAGGTTGTGAATCATAAAGTAAACCAAGCTGGGCTTGTGGATATTATTGGCGCCGCGGGCGAACAAAATATTCAGGGAGAAGATCAGCAAAAATTAGATGTCTATGCAAACGAAGTATTTATCCAGACGTTAATAAACCGTGAGATTGTCTGTGGTATTGCTTCTGAAGAAAACGACGATTTTATTACAGTTCAGGGGAGCGACAACTGTCATAATAATAAGTACGTGATCTTAATGGATCCGCTTGACGGATCTTCAAACATTGATGTAAATGTTTCGGTTGGAACTATTTTTTCTGTTTTTAGAAGAATTACTCCAATTGGAACTCCGGTAACAAGCGAGGATTTTTTACAACCGGGAATCAATCAAGTTGCAGCAGGCTATGTAATTTATGGAACTTCAACTATGTTGGTTTACACTACAGGTTTTGGAGTAAACGGATTTACGTTAAATCCAGCGATTGGAACTTTTTACCTTTCGCATCCAAACATGAAATTTCCAAAAGACGGAAACATTTATTCGGTAAACGAAGGGAATTATGTTCATTTTCCGCAAGGCGTAAAAAATTACATTAAGTACTGTCAGGAAGAAAAAGAAAACAGACCTTACACTTCAAGATATATCGGAAGTTTGGTTGCCGACTTTCATAGAAATATGATTAAAGGCGGCGTTTATATTTATCCAACAAGTTCAAAAGCGCCAAAAGGGAAATTACGTTTGTTATATGAATGTAATCCGATGGCGTTTCTAGCAGAACAAGCAGGAGGAAAAGCAACAGACGGTTTTGGTAGAATTATGGAAATCCAACCGACAGAATTGCATCAAAGAGTTCCGTTTTTCTGCGGAAGCTATAATATGGTAGAAAAAGCAGAGGAGTTTATGGCTGATGCGCAATAG
- a CDS encoding nuclear transport factor 2 family protein, whose amino-acid sequence MKIETVIDAEIELLTAVKKSDVLALETILHDDLLFNMPDGQTITKEFDLQSYRSGKMKIDFLEASDQIVNIIDSAAVVAVTVSLKGSYDNNPINGVFKYIRVWKKVGKNLKVIAGSCVQLA is encoded by the coding sequence ATGAAAATAGAAACCGTTATTGATGCAGAAATTGAACTTCTAACTGCCGTTAAAAAATCGGATGTTTTGGCTTTGGAAACAATTCTTCATGATGATTTGCTTTTTAATATGCCCGACGGACAAACGATAACCAAAGAATTTGATTTACAATCGTATCGTTCAGGTAAAATGAAAATAGATTTTTTAGAAGCTTCAGATCAAATCGTCAATATAATTGATAGCGCAGCTGTGGTTGCTGTTACAGTTTCATTAAAAGGATCTTATGATAATAATCCGATTAATGGTGTTTTCAAATATATAAGAGTTTGGAAAAAAGTTGGTAAAAATCTAAAAGTGATTGCGGGAAGTTGCGTTCAGCTGGCATAA
- a CDS encoding glycosyltransferase, producing MSIDYSANKTILIAPLNWGLGHATRCIPIIKALQENNYIPIIASDGVALALLRKEFPYIQTLELPSYHIEYAKNGKNFKWKLIKNLPKMITAILDEKKMVNGWIKKHGIDGIISDNRLGVFSKKVPSVFMTHQLNVMTGNTTWFTSKCHQYFIKKYNECWVPDTNGEVNLTGDLGHLKNNSLNLKYIGPLSRMKKKETPKVYDLMIILSGPEPQRTFLDEKLQKQATKFPGKVVFVKGVVEKTQEKWESGNVTYYNFMNSKQLEQTFNESEFVLCRSGYTTVMDLAKLGKKAFFIPTPGQYEQEYLAIKLQEENLVPYAMQDDFTIEDLSKVKSFKGLSQFKNDIDWDSLFKVFEDNSHS from the coding sequence ATGAGCATTGATTATTCTGCTAATAAAACTATTTTGATAGCTCCATTAAATTGGGGTTTAGGACATGCAACTCGATGTATTCCTATTATAAAAGCGCTTCAAGAAAATAATTATATTCCGATTATTGCGTCTGATGGAGTTGCTTTGGCTTTATTACGAAAAGAATTTCCTTATATACAAACTTTAGAATTGCCTTCTTATCATATTGAATATGCAAAGAATGGTAAAAATTTTAAATGGAAGCTGATTAAAAACCTTCCAAAAATGATTACAGCTATTTTAGATGAGAAAAAAATGGTAAATGGCTGGATTAAAAAACATGGCATTGACGGAATAATTTCTGATAATAGATTAGGTGTTTTCAGTAAAAAAGTGCCTTCCGTTTTTATGACGCATCAATTAAATGTGATGACTGGAAACACGACTTGGTTTACAAGTAAATGCCATCAGTATTTTATAAAAAAATATAATGAATGCTGGGTTCCTGATACCAACGGAGAAGTAAATCTTACTGGAGATCTTGGACATCTAAAAAACAATTCATTAAACTTAAAATATATTGGTCCTTTAAGTCGCATGAAGAAAAAGGAAACGCCAAAAGTATATGATCTAATGATTATACTTTCTGGTCCTGAACCTCAACGTACTTTCTTAGATGAAAAATTGCAAAAACAAGCTACAAAATTTCCTGGAAAAGTAGTTTTTGTAAAAGGAGTTGTAGAGAAAACACAAGAAAAATGGGAATCTGGAAATGTGACTTATTACAATTTCATGAATTCAAAACAGCTCGAACAAACTTTTAACGAAAGTGAATTTGTTTTGTGTCGTTCTGGCTATACAACCGTAATGGATTTGGCAAAATTGGGTAAAAAAGCATTTTTTATTCCGACTCCTGGACAATACGAACAAGAATATTTAGCTATAAAACTTCAAGAAGAAAATTTAGTTCCGTACGCAATGCAAGACGATTTTACGATTGAAGATTTATCTAAAGTAAAATCTTTTAAAGGATTATCCCAATTTAAAAATGATATTGACTGGGATTCTTTGTTTAAAGTTTTTGAAGATAATTCTCATTCATAA
- a CDS encoding MarC family protein, with protein sequence MLEIDFKEIITVSMVLFAVIDIVGSIPIIVNLRAKVGHIESEKASIVAGSIMIVFLFVGEGLLNLIGIDVHSFAVAGSFVLFFLALEMILGIRIYRDEEPGSASIVPLAFPLIAGAGTMTTLLSLRSQFHTINIIIAILLNIILVYIVLKSSKKIENLLGENGLGVVRKTFGVILLAIAVKLFAANVKGLFV encoded by the coding sequence ATGTTAGAAATCGATTTTAAAGAAATCATTACCGTTAGTATGGTGCTTTTTGCAGTAATTGATATTGTAGGTTCAATTCCGATTATTGTCAATTTAAGAGCGAAGGTTGGACATATCGAATCTGAAAAAGCTTCTATAGTTGCCGGCTCCATTATGATTGTTTTTCTATTTGTTGGAGAAGGTTTACTAAACTTAATTGGTATCGACGTACATTCATTTGCCGTCGCCGGATCTTTCGTTTTATTTTTTCTGGCGTTAGAAATGATTTTAGGAATTAGAATTTACCGTGACGAAGAACCTGGATCTGCCTCTATCGTACCACTAGCGTTTCCTTTGATCGCTGGAGCAGGAACCATGACGACTTTATTATCGCTTCGATCTCAATTTCATACAATTAATATTATCATTGCGATTTTACTGAATATCATTTTGGTTTATATCGTTTTGAAATCTTCTAAAAAAATCGAAAATTTGTTAGGAGAAAACGGACTTGGAGTCGTTCGTAAGACATTTGGTGTGATACTTTTAGCAATTGCTGTTAAATTATTCGCTGCTAATGTTAAAGGTTTGTTTGTCTAA
- a CDS encoding DUF3109 family protein produces MFQLGKTIISEDILEKEFVCNLSACKGACCVDGDAGAPLNEAETKILEEIYPKVKPFLRKEGIAAIEAQGTWVKGTDGDLETTLIDNKDCAYVIFDGKTALCGIEQAYNQGIVDWKKPVSCHLYPIRVKDFTEFAAVNYDKWDICDDACSLGKELEVPVYKFVKEALIRRFGEDWYLELEKVAEEHKNS; encoded by the coding sequence ATGTTTCAGTTAGGGAAAACTATTATTTCAGAAGATATTCTGGAAAAAGAATTTGTGTGCAACTTGTCTGCTTGTAAAGGAGCTTGTTGTGTGGATGGAGATGCGGGTGCGCCTTTGAATGAGGCTGAAACGAAAATCTTAGAAGAAATTTATCCGAAAGTAAAACCCTTTTTACGAAAAGAGGGAATTGCGGCAATCGAAGCGCAAGGAACTTGGGTAAAAGGAACAGACGGAGATCTTGAAACTACATTAATAGATAATAAAGATTGCGCTTATGTAATCTTTGACGGAAAAACTGCGCTTTGCGGAATCGAGCAAGCTTACAATCAAGGAATCGTAGATTGGAAAAAACCAGTTTCTTGTCATTTATATCCGATTCGCGTAAAAGACTTCACAGAATTTGCGGCGGTCAATTATGATAAATGGGATATTTGCGACGATGCTTGTTCTTTAGGAAAAGAATTGGAAGTACCGGTTTATAAATTTGTCAAAGAAGCGCTAATTCGTCGTTTTGGAGAAGATTGGTATTTGGAACTTGAAAAAGTAGCAGAAGAACATAAAAATTCCTAA
- a CDS encoding SdpI family protein, producing MEILTLLSNNPIIIIVLFIMLITKVFPPKNINSLYGYRTSNSMKNKLNWDFAQKYSTNLFLKILSLLLLVQIILYAIFGSTSFTNFSVFIGLIFCVAIVLYQTEKKLKLNESKKSN from the coding sequence ATGGAAATACTAACTCTTTTATCTAATAATCCGATTATTATAATAGTATTATTTATAATGCTAATAACTAAAGTGTTTCCTCCAAAAAACATAAATTCTTTGTATGGTTATAGAACATCAAATTCAATGAAAAATAAATTGAACTGGGATTTTGCACAAAAATACAGCACCAATCTTTTCTTAAAAATTCTATCTCTTTTATTATTAGTTCAAATTATACTGTATGCAATTTTTGGCAGTACTTCATTTACTAACTTTTCAGTATTTATAGGTTTAATATTTTGTGTTGCAATTGTTTTGTATCAAACGGAAAAGAAGTTAAAGCTAAATGAATCTAAAAAAAGCAATTAA
- a CDS encoding dCMP deaminase family protein has translation MEEKKLNKYDKAYLRIAKEWGQLSYCKRKKVGAIIVKDRMIISDGYNGTPSGFENCCEDEEGLTRWDVLHAEANAILKVARSTQSCEGATLYITLSPCKECSKLIHQSGIKRVVYKDGYRDDSGIQFLIKAGVEVEHVPVLEEDEI, from the coding sequence ATGGAAGAAAAAAAATTGAATAAATACGATAAAGCTTATCTGCGAATTGCAAAAGAGTGGGGGCAGCTTTCTTATTGTAAACGTAAAAAAGTTGGAGCTATTATCGTAAAAGACAGAATGATCATTTCTGATGGATACAATGGAACTCCATCTGGATTCGAAAACTGCTGCGAAGACGAAGAAGGATTAACGCGTTGGGATGTATTGCATGCTGAAGCAAATGCCATTCTTAAAGTAGCCAGATCAACACAATCTTGCGAAGGAGCAACGCTATATATTACGCTTTCGCCTTGTAAGGAATGCAGTAAATTAATCCACCAATCTGGGATTAAAAGAGTAGTTTATAAAGATGGGTATCGTGATGATTCAGGAATTCAATTTTTAATAAAAGCAGGTGTTGAAGTAGAACATGTTCCTGTTTTAGAAGAGGATGAAATTTAA